GAGTAAAATAATCTTAAAAGAGCTAAAATCAATCGGTTTTGAGTATAGCAAGATAGATGACAAAAATTTACAAGATATCGCAAATGAGTGGAAGAAAGGGCAATTTTGATACTTTGCTTTGAGTTTAAATTTAGTTGTAGTCTAAAGACATTTGCTTTTTTTCTTGATTTTTGGGCAAAACAAAGTACTTTGCAGTATGCTTTAAACTACGAAAAAGACATAATACGACTTTATGTTAGCGCAGCAGATGAAGAGCTTGGTAAATTTAGCGATGAGTATCTTTCCTTGGTTCCTCACTCTATATTTTTACAATCTAGCAAAGTTAAAGTAGCTGAGTATTTGCCAGCTCATCAAGAGCAAATTTTTGATTTTAAATTTAAAAATATCACTCCAAAATCTTTAAAAAATGGAAAAAATGAGTTTGGCTTTGGCTTTGATGATGAATTTATAAATGAAGCTGTAAAACGTATAGAAAATGGAGAAAGTATCATATATGAAGGTGCTTTGATATCTAAATTTGATAGTTTTGATGCGGATTATCTTTTGCCTACAAACCTAAATACTCTTCCTAAAATATTTGTTGTTGATGAAAAATCATTGATCGCATTAGCTAGTTTTGAAAAACCTATTTTATCTCTAAAAACAAATGCTATTTTTAGAACAAATCATAAAAACACACCGACTTTTTTTGATGTAAGAGCGGCTTGGGATATAAATATTTATAAGATAGCTAGTATTTTAAACTCAAAAGGTATAAATTTCTTAAAAGTGAAATCAAGCCAAAATGAGTTTAAGATAAACGTTTTAGATGATAGCTTTTTGATAGTAAGAAATAGTGAGTTTTTACAAAGAGAGGATTTGGATTTTATCGGCTCTAAAAGTGATAAAAATTTAGCCACCTTTGGACTTATGCTAAAAGAATTTAACTTGCTAGATACTACCGTAGCAAGGCTATTTTTTAGTCATAAATTTGATGATTTTATCAAGGTTTATAAGGGGAGTGATGAGTTTGATATGTTTAAACTCAGTATTCCAAAAAGCTATGAAGAAATTTATGAGCAAATAGCTACGTTTAATGGTGGAGATAGACTGCTTGAAAACTATAAAAAAAGTTTTCTTTTACCTAGTGGTAAGTTTAGTTTGCCAAACAACTTTTATTCTATTTATACTATTTTAGATGAGATTTTGGGCTTTGATGGAAAGTTATTTGACTTTGCTAGAGATTTTGGAGGCTCAAAAGGCGTTAGGATAGACTATAAAATGAAAAGTAAAAATGAATTTGACGTCATTACTTTGATACGTTCTGCTATGAGTTTTAAATTAGCCGGGGCAGAGCCTAAAAATATTAGTTTTGGTTGTTTTGAAAGTTTGGCTTTTTTTGTCAGTGATTTTGGCGATATCATCAAAGATGAGTTTGAATGTCAAAATTTCTTACTTAGTGGCGAACTTTTTGAGAGCAAAACTATAGCAAATTTAGTTTTAAAATATTCAAATTCAAACTATAAAACGAGATTTAGCGAGCAATACCCTCTTGAAATCTCTTAGAATAGAAATTTTTGGTTTAGTTCAAGGTGTAGGTTTTCGTCCTTTTATATATAATCTTGCTCTTAGATTTGGGGTTTTTGGTAGAGTTTTTAACGACTGCGAAGGCGTTAAAATAGATATTTACGCTAAAGATGAAATTTGCGATCAGTTTTGCAAGGCTATATTTGACGAACTTCCGCCACTTGCTAGGATTGATGATTTCAAAGTACTACATAGTGAGCTTAAATTTGATACTTTTAAGATAGTAAATTCGCAATTTACCCAAAAACTAAACCCGATACTTCCTGATTTTGCTATTTGTGATGAGTGTAAAGCCGAGTTTTATGACCATACTAATCCGCGTTATCATCATCCGTTTATAAACTGTACTAATTGTGGCCCTAGATTTTCTATCATAAAATCCTTGCCTTATGATCGTAAAAACACAACTATGATAAACTTTAAAATGTGCGATAAGTGCGAATATGAATATAAAAATCCGATTAATCGTCGCTATCACGCTCAGCCTATAGCTTGTAATGATTGCGGACCAAAAGTTTATTTAAAAGATATGAGTGAAGAGATTTTGGCTAAAAACAAAGAGGCGGTAAAACTATGTGCAGCTTGGCTAAAAAAAGGTAAAATCATAGCTATAAAAGGAATAGGTGGTTTTCATCTTGTTTGTAGAGCCGATGATAGCGAAGTTTTAAGAACTCTTAGACAAAAAAAACAGCGCCCAAGCAAACCATTTGCGCTTATGTGTAAAGATGAAAAAATGGCATTAAAATATGCTAAATTTAGTAAAAAAGAGTTAGAGCTTTTAAACTCAAACATTAAGCCTATAGTTTTAGCTTCAAATTTAAATGCTCTTCTAGAAGAGCTTGCGCCAGGACTTCAAAAAATAGGAATATTTTTAGCTCCTACCGCTCTTCATCTACTGCTTTTTGAATATATAGATTTTCCTATCGTTGCAACTAGCGCAAATATCAGCGGCGAGCCTATCATTACAAATTCCATAGATATAGTTAAAAAGCTAGGAGGCGTAGTTCATCTCATCCTTGACAATGATAGAGAGATCATAAATCCAAGTGATGATAGTATCGCTTTTTTTGCAGATGATAGACTTCAATGGATACGTACTTCAAGGGGTATAAAACCAAAAATAATCCGTTCTAAATTTAGTCAAAAAGGCTGTTTTTTGGCTCTTGGCGGTGAGCTTAAAAATCAATTTGCTATTTATAAAGATGGATTGATATTTAGCTCTGTTTATATCGGGGATTTAAAAAATATAGCTACTTTTGAAAGATTTCTAAATTTAGTTGAGAAATTTAGCCAAACTTATGATTTTAAATTTGACTTTATAGTCGGCGACTTGCATCCACATTTTTTACACACAAAGTATTTTGAAAAGCAAGGATTTAAGCTGTATAAAGCCCAACATCACTGGGCGCATTTACTTAGTGTAATGATAGAAAATGATATTAGCACTGAAGTACTTGGAGTAGCGTTTGATGGTACTGGATATGGCGATGATGGGAATATTTGGGGTGGAGAGCTGTTTTTATGTGATCAAAAGGGTTATAAAAGGATCTTACATTTTGATGAGTTTGAGCTTATAGGTGGCGATAAGGCTATCAAAAATATATATTATTTGGCTTATGCAATTCTTAGAAAGTACGATATCGATGCGCCGGAATTTAAAAGTAGATTTGATGAGAAAACTCTTTTAAATTTAGACAAGGTATTAAATCGCAATATAAATTTAGTAAAAACAAGCTCGCTTGGACGTATATTTGACGCATTTGCCTGTTTAGCTCTTAAGATAGATACCATAAGTTACGATGCGCAGGCTGCTATGAGCTTAGAAGCTTTATATGATGAGAGTTTAGATATTTCATATAAATTTGAGATAGAAAATGACGTTATAACTTATAAAGACGTGTTTTTGAATGCTTTGAGTGGTAGCCCAAGAGTTTTGGCGACCGGGTTTATAAATGGTTTGGCAGATCTTATATTAAGCGTTGCGCTTATGTATAAAAAGCCGTTAGTTCTTAGTGGTGGAGTTTTTCAAAATAGAGCTTTACTAACTAAGACGATATCAAATTTAAAACAAGCGGGCATTACGTTTTATCTACCAAAAGATGAGCCTGCAAATGACTCAGGACTAGCTATGGGGCAAATTTACTATGGTTTAAACTTTTTGGGTTATAATTCAAATAAATAGTAAAAAGGTTGTATGATGGATAAAGAAGATAAGATTATAAGATTTAGTGTCTCTTTGCCAGAAGAGCTTTTGGGCGAATTAGACAAGATGATAAAGACAAAAAATTACGCTAGTAGAAGCGAATTTACTAGAGATCTTATCAGAGAAAAGATAGTACAAGATAGCTGGTCAAATGAAAAAGAAGACCTTATAGGTGTCCTTAGTATAGTTTATGATCATCATCAAAGTGGTCTAATGACTAAAAAAATGAGTATAGAACATGATGCTAATGTAAATATTATATGTACAAATCATATTCATATAGATCATCATAATTGTCTAGAAAATATGGTTTTAAAAGGTAAAGCCAAAGAAGTAGAGATTTTTAGCGACAGAATTGCTG
The sequence above is a segment of the Campylobacter hyointestinalis subsp. lawsonii genome. Coding sequences within it:
- the hypF gene encoding carbamoyltransferase HypF, with product MKSLRIEIFGLVQGVGFRPFIYNLALRFGVFGRVFNDCEGVKIDIYAKDEICDQFCKAIFDELPPLARIDDFKVLHSELKFDTFKIVNSQFTQKLNPILPDFAICDECKAEFYDHTNPRYHHPFINCTNCGPRFSIIKSLPYDRKNTTMINFKMCDKCEYEYKNPINRRYHAQPIACNDCGPKVYLKDMSEEILAKNKEAVKLCAAWLKKGKIIAIKGIGGFHLVCRADDSEVLRTLRQKKQRPSKPFALMCKDEKMALKYAKFSKKELELLNSNIKPIVLASNLNALLEELAPGLQKIGIFLAPTALHLLLFEYIDFPIVATSANISGEPIITNSIDIVKKLGGVVHLILDNDREIINPSDDSIAFFADDRLQWIRTSRGIKPKIIRSKFSQKGCFLALGGELKNQFAIYKDGLIFSSVYIGDLKNIATFERFLNLVEKFSQTYDFKFDFIVGDLHPHFLHTKYFEKQGFKLYKAQHHWAHLLSVMIENDISTEVLGVAFDGTGYGDDGNIWGGELFLCDQKGYKRILHFDEFELIGGDKAIKNIYYLAYAILRKYDIDAPEFKSRFDEKTLLNLDKVLNRNINLVKTSSLGRIFDAFACLALKIDTISYDAQAAMSLEALYDESLDISYKFEIENDVITYKDVFLNALSGSPRVLATGFINGLADLILSVALMYKKPLVLSGGVFQNRALLTKTISNLKQAGITFYLPKDEPANDSGLAMGQIYYGLNFLGYNSNK
- the nikR gene encoding nickel-responsive transcriptional regulator NikR yields the protein MDKEDKIIRFSVSLPEELLGELDKMIKTKNYASRSEFTRDLIREKIVQDSWSNEKEDLIGVLSIVYDHHQSGLMTKKMSIEHDANVNIICTNHIHIDHHNCLENMVLKGKAKEVEIFSDRIAGLKGVKFSKLARVAVPKH